The following are encoded together in the Ictidomys tridecemlineatus isolate mIctTri1 chromosome X, mIctTri1.hap1, whole genome shotgun sequence genome:
- the LOC101967373 gene encoding transcription elongation factor A protein-like 2: protein MEELYSENRGTPSNQGKKENEEQPQDEEKPKGACTLKDKEILENEEKTAHQEMLKDKEKPESERTAKEEGKPEREGKVESEEKPECSGKPESETRAAEKRLAEDDIPRKAKRKTDKGLAHYLKQYKESIHDMNFSNEDMIREFDSMAKVKDDMRKSRQKLGRLLWMQRNLEDPFYPRGPREFRGGCRAPRRDLEDIPYV, encoded by the coding sequence ATGGAAGAACTCTACAGTGAAAACAGAGGAACACCTTCCAaccaaggaaagaaggaaaatgaagaacagCCACAGGATGAGGAAAAGCCAAAAGGAGCCTGTACCTTGAAAGACaaggaaatattagaaaatgaggaaaagacTGCACATCAGGAAATGCTGAAGGATAAGGAAAAGCCAGAGAGTGAGAGAACagcaaaagaggaaggaaagccagagagagagggaaaggtggAAAGTGAGGAAAAGCCAGAGTGCTCAGGAAAGCCAGAAAGTGAAACAAGGGCTGCAGAAAAGCGCCTAGCTGAGGATGACATACCCAGGAAAGccaaaagaaaaactgacaagGGGCTGGCTCATTACCTCAAGCAGTATAAAGAGTCCATACATGATATGAATTTCAGCAATGAGGATATGATAAGAGAATTTGACAGTATGGCTAAGGTGAAGGATGACATGAGAAAAAGCAGACAGAAATTAGGGAGGCTTTTGTGGATGCAAAGAAATTTAGAGGACCCCTTCTACCCAAGGGGCCCAAGGGAATTCAGGGGTGGCTGTAGAGCCCCACGGAGAGACCTTGAAGACATTCCCTATGTGTAG